Proteins encoded within one genomic window of Pseudalkalibacillus sp. SCS-8:
- a CDS encoding YhcN/YlaJ family sporulation lipoprotein, whose protein sequence is MILISCQNEPQDETIADDTKPIEVRQSVEYNQEERKSSRQISKRLVDLATKVPDVKDATAVVFGKYAIVGIDVDDNLDRSRVGSVKYSVAEALQNDPYGANAAITADPDLFSRIREMGRQIGEGKPVAGILEELAAITGRLIPEVPGQINKKEPDPIRKNDKNLPQDRENDLQNQQEKQGKSTPSEPDRVKEQQ, encoded by the coding sequence ATGATCCTTATTTCTTGTCAGAATGAGCCTCAAGATGAAACAATCGCTGATGATACAAAACCGATCGAAGTCAGACAAAGCGTTGAATATAACCAAGAAGAACGGAAGAGCTCACGTCAAATTTCAAAAAGGCTTGTCGATCTAGCAACGAAAGTACCTGATGTCAAAGATGCGACCGCAGTCGTCTTCGGCAAATATGCGATTGTCGGGATAGATGTTGATGATAACCTAGATCGCTCAAGAGTCGGGTCAGTAAAATATAGCGTTGCAGAAGCCTTACAGAATGATCCTTATGGAGCCAATGCAGCAATCACAGCAGATCCGGATTTATTCTCACGTATAAGAGAAATGGGCAGACAAATCGGCGAAGGGAAACCGGTGGCTGGAATCTTAGAAGAATTGGCGGCCATTACCGGCAGATTGATTCCTGAAGTCCCTGGTCAAATCAATAAGAAGGAACCTGATCCAATACGAAAGAATGATAAAAATCTCCCTCAGGATCGAGAAAATGACTTGCAAAATCAACAGGAGAAACAAGGGAAAAGTACGCCATCCGAGCCTGACCGAGTAAAGGAACAACAATAG